From a single Planococcus shenhongbingii genomic region:
- a CDS encoding DMT family transporter, producing MKPFQADLLMLLVTIGWGSSYLFMKIGIDSLGEFNVIALRFGLAFVLAAGLFFRRFREIDCLTLKYAAILGFILFIVFVLITFGLNTTTTSNAGFLVSLTVVFVPLITAFLLRKKVELKTALSVILAITGIGFLTIQLPLVFNRGDLFCMGAALFYAAHIIVVSSAAKKVDPLNLGIAQLGFTGLYGLIFSFIFEVPAWPSTTTSWLAILALSIFCSAIGFILQIIAQKYTSPTRTGLMFSLEPVFAALFGYVFAQEILHGKGYIGAALILLSVVLSSSQKKSSQSKRTSDMRNSGRNLSQ from the coding sequence ATGAAACCTTTCCAAGCGGATTTACTAATGCTGCTGGTGACAATCGGATGGGGATCGTCTTATTTGTTTATGAAAATAGGAATTGATTCGCTTGGGGAATTCAACGTAATAGCGCTTCGATTCGGATTGGCATTTGTGCTGGCGGCGGGCCTCTTTTTTCGGCGATTCAGGGAAATTGATTGCCTTACCTTAAAATATGCAGCAATTCTTGGATTTATTCTATTCATCGTTTTCGTGTTAATCACGTTTGGATTGAACACGACCACCACGTCAAATGCAGGTTTTTTGGTCAGCTTGACTGTGGTATTTGTTCCGCTGATTACGGCTTTCTTATTGCGAAAAAAAGTTGAATTGAAAACGGCACTGAGTGTGATTCTTGCCATTACAGGAATCGGCTTCCTCACGATTCAACTGCCTTTGGTGTTTAATAGGGGCGACTTATTCTGTATGGGGGCTGCGCTTTTTTATGCCGCGCATATTATAGTGGTAAGTTCGGCAGCCAAGAAAGTAGATCCGTTAAACCTAGGGATTGCCCAGCTAGGCTTCACCGGTTTGTATGGGTTGATCTTTTCATTTATTTTCGAAGTGCCTGCCTGGCCCAGTACCACAACTAGCTGGCTTGCGATTCTTGCCTTAAGCATCTTTTGCAGTGCCATCGGATTCATTTTACAAATCATCGCCCAAAAATACACGTCACCGACACGCACAGGACTGATGTTTTCGTTAGAGCCGGTTTTCGCAGCTTTATTTGGTTATGTATTTGCACAAGAAATATTACATGGCAAAGGATATATCGGGGCAGCTCTTATTTTACTCAGTGTTGTCTTGTCGAGTAGCCAAAAGAAGAGCAGTCAATCAAAGCGAACAAGTGATATGCGAAACAGTGGACGGAATTTATCGCAATGA
- a CDS encoding toll/interleukin-1 receptor domain-containing protein, protein MSLQLVQSTIKELEAEKFSIHNIVNRVLKIAHQRKDLKEIIYLKLNKVSIDDEKIVALYEEYKPLATIMRVSLKQYREIFIDVESTYKKHRMVDWHVSDTKGVVEDHIVGLSISELTNSIFQLELLLEKNQLPEGLHTLDLYYENLKKRKIDNIYINQLGNCRLILNNIRDYLIDYLINLESDMVRIEEIEVMNAQEELTALIENGHRVKHECYTPAEFGGGFITGIEYNSWIEECKMFLKKYVSDTEILSSFSKASERAVGNGESHFNQMTAILNSLKKYDLDAVVTQKDEVKSEKIDKIFISHSSKDIEYVSALVDILNDIGIKKSDEYIFCSSLPGYGIPYGEDIYDFLKQELKKENIMVLFVLSDNYYDSAPCLNEMGATWITSKQYNSVLTPNFNFKMIDGAINPTKISFRMNDKDGVNNFRDTLIKTFELDKVDYKIWEKDRNVFLEKVNILAEAEMKNFNTQVQLENVRKVEEDVELQFRFVNITEREIEFRYIDIELIDKLGNKFHTSIDDSILDEFRLHPKENKVIKWRVKNDTPYLARRDDREKSIVTFEI, encoded by the coding sequence TTGTCTCTTCAACTTGTGCAATCAACTATAAAAGAGTTAGAAGCTGAGAAGTTTTCTATTCACAATATTGTTAATAGAGTGTTAAAAATAGCTCATCAGAGAAAAGATTTAAAAGAAATTATTTATTTAAAGTTAAATAAAGTATCCATAGATGATGAAAAAATAGTTGCACTTTATGAAGAATATAAACCATTGGCAACAATAATGAGAGTATCTTTAAAACAATATAGAGAAATATTTATTGATGTAGAAAGTACATATAAAAAGCATAGAATGGTTGACTGGCATGTTTCAGATACAAAAGGAGTAGTAGAAGATCATATAGTTGGTCTTTCAATAAGTGAACTTACTAATAGTATTTTTCAACTGGAATTGCTCTTGGAAAAGAATCAATTACCAGAAGGATTACATACTCTTGATCTGTATTATGAAAATTTGAAGAAAAGAAAAATTGATAATATCTATATAAATCAACTTGGTAATTGTAGATTAATATTAAATAATATCAGAGACTACCTTATTGATTATTTAATCAATTTGGAAAGTGATATGGTTAGAATTGAGGAGATAGAAGTAATGAATGCACAAGAGGAATTAACTGCTTTAATTGAAAATGGACATAGGGTAAAACATGAATGTTACACACCTGCTGAGTTTGGTGGGGGTTTCATTACTGGTATTGAATATAATTCATGGATAGAAGAATGTAAGATGTTCCTCAAAAAGTATGTTAGTGATACAGAAATTCTCAGTAGTTTTTCAAAAGCATCTGAAAGGGCTGTTGGAAATGGTGAAAGCCACTTTAATCAAATGACTGCAATATTAAATTCATTGAAGAAATATGATTTGGATGCAGTGGTAACTCAAAAGGATGAAGTGAAAAGTGAAAAAATTGATAAGATTTTTATAAGCCATTCATCAAAGGATATAGAATATGTATCAGCTTTAGTAGATATTCTAAATGATATTGGTATAAAGAAAAGTGATGAATATATTTTTTGCAGTTCTTTACCGGGATATGGAATACCTTATGGAGAGGACATATATGATTTTCTAAAGCAGGAACTCAAGAAAGAAAATATAATGGTTCTGTTTGTTCTCTCAGATAATTATTATGATAGTGCCCCTTGTTTAAATGAAATGGGAGCTACTTGGATTACTTCAAAACAATACAACTCAGTATTGACTCCTAATTTTAATTTTAAAATGATTGATGGAGCAATTAATCCAACTAAAATCAGCTTTAGGATGAATGATAAAGATGGAGTTAACAACTTCAGAGATACTTTAATAAAAACATTTGAATTAGACAAAGTTGATTATAAAATTTGGGAAAAAGATAGAAATGTTTTCCTTGAAAAAGTTAATATTCTAGCAGAGGCTGAGATGAAAAACTTTAACACACAAGTTCAACTTGAAAATGTAAGAAAAGTTGAGGAAGATGTGGAATTACAATTTAGATTTGTCAATATCACTGAAAGAGAAATTGAATTTAGATATATAGATATTGAGTTAATAGATAAGTTAGGTAATAAATTTCATACCTCAATAGATGATTCAATTCTTGATGAGTTCAGACTTCATCCAAAAGAGAACAAGGTAATAAAATGGAGGGTTAAAAATGACACTCCTTATCTTGCAAGAAGAGATGATAGAGAAAAATCAATAGTAACTTTTGAAATATAG
- a CDS encoding NAD(P)H-dependent oxidoreductase gives MTQTAIKGQEILDAFHFRRAIKTFDPTKKISEDDFNVILEAARLSPSSGGYEPWKFLIIQNPEFREKLKEISPGAQGTLPTASHFVIILARTIKDTKYDSEYLKNQWLNVVGYPAEMYDQIKDAYKDFQENQQNTLVNERTMLDWAGKSTYIPFANMMTAAALLGIDSCPIEGFYRDKVQKLLEEENLLEDGHLAVSTMVAFGYRANEPEFPRGRKDMKDIVQWIK, from the coding sequence ATGACACAAACAGCAATAAAAGGACAAGAAATTCTGGATGCGTTTCATTTTAGACGTGCTATAAAAACCTTTGATCCAACAAAAAAAATCTCAGAGGATGACTTTAATGTCATCTTAGAAGCAGCCCGGCTTTCACCAAGCTCAGGTGGCTATGAGCCTTGGAAATTCCTCATTATTCAAAACCCGGAATTCAGAGAAAAGCTAAAAGAAATTTCTCCGGGCGCACAAGGCACCCTGCCCACTGCAAGCCATTTCGTTATCATTCTTGCAAGAACCATCAAGGATACAAAGTACGACTCAGAATATCTAAAAAACCAATGGCTTAATGTTGTAGGATACCCTGCTGAAATGTATGATCAAATTAAAGACGCGTATAAGGACTTCCAAGAAAATCAACAAAATACACTAGTAAATGAGCGTACAATGTTGGATTGGGCTGGAAAGTCAACCTATATTCCCTTTGCCAATATGATGACTGCAGCAGCGTTACTCGGAATTGACTCTTGCCCAATAGAAGGGTTTTATCGTGATAAAGTACAAAAGCTTCTTGAGGAAGAAAACTTACTGGAGGATGGTCATTTAGCTGTATCGACTATGGTTGCGTTTGGCTACCGAGCAAATGAGCCTGAATTCCCTAGAGGAAGAAAAGACATGAAGGATATTGTGCAGTGGATTAAGTAA
- the dut gene encoding dUTP diphosphatase, whose protein sequence is MTKLLIKKLHPKAKLPEKAHQTDAGFDLFSIEQKEIPAGETRLVKTGISLQLPASTEAQIRPRSGLALKHSITVLNSPGTIDEEYRGEIGVILINHGKETYIVEEHMKIAQMVIKPVLHVDIEEATGDLTDSDRGSGGFGSSGY, encoded by the coding sequence ATGACTAAATTGCTTATAAAAAAACTACATCCAAAAGCAAAATTACCTGAGAAAGCTCATCAAACTGATGCAGGATTTGATTTATTCTCTATTGAACAAAAGGAAATTCCAGCAGGAGAGACTAGACTAGTTAAAACAGGTATTTCATTGCAATTACCTGCTAGTACAGAGGCTCAAATTAGACCTAGAAGTGGTTTGGCTCTTAAACACAGTATTACTGTATTGAATTCTCCAGGAACCATAGATGAAGAGTACAGAGGGGAAATTGGTGTTATTCTCATTAATCATGGGAAAGAAACATACATAGTAGAAGAACATATGAAAATAGCTCAAATGGTTATTAAGCCAGTTCTGCATGTTGACATTGAAGAAGCAACTGGTGACTTAACAGATTCTGATAGAGGTTCAGGTGGCTTTGGTTCTTCTGGGTATTAA
- a CDS encoding TetR/AcrR family transcriptional regulator: protein MEALKVDPRIIRTRKLLMDAFMKIIKKKEFKDITINDIAEEGTVNRATFYSHFQDKYDVMDAAITEDIEERLIKNLSQYDRLNEETIVKVFLTLTKFHTERSEELSSQCRRSYESFYSIIEQKVKKELEELVYSLLVKQQPKLDSEASKIGAAVLSWGIYGASIDWQHNSSLSAEQYIKIALPFIVTELNNLKG, encoded by the coding sequence ATGGAAGCGTTGAAAGTAGATCCACGCATTATACGGACCAGAAAGTTGTTAATGGATGCTTTTATGAAAATAATTAAAAAGAAGGAGTTCAAAGACATTACAATAAATGATATTGCGGAGGAAGGAACCGTTAATCGCGCCACTTTTTATTCTCATTTTCAAGATAAGTACGACGTGATGGATGCGGCCATTACAGAAGATATAGAAGAAAGGCTTATTAAAAACTTGAGTCAATACGATAGGTTGAATGAAGAGACCATTGTAAAGGTTTTTTTGACATTAACTAAGTTTCATACAGAAAGAAGCGAAGAATTAAGTTCACAATGCAGAAGGAGTTATGAATCCTTTTATTCCATCATTGAACAAAAAGTAAAAAAAGAACTGGAAGAATTAGTTTACTCTCTCCTTGTAAAGCAGCAGCCGAAGCTGGATTCGGAAGCCTCAAAAATTGGTGCCGCTGTGTTGAGTTGGGGAATATACGGAGCATCTATAGATTGGCAACATAATAGTTCGTTATCAGCAGAACAATATATTAAAATAGCCTTACCTTTTATCGTGACGGAACTAAATAATCTTAAAGGATGA
- a CDS encoding tyrosine-type recombinase/integrase — protein sequence MNTAQPIKEPKLLKDLMEVYKKDTKQYLLLAYSLNTGLRISDILKANVKDSLAGFWKDRETKTGKEKIATLNPKLQLLIRDYVEANSLQPEDFLFFSNKDRDKAISRVQAHRIVAHAGDMVGVTLSCHSLRKTFGYMAYSQGVDLSLLQYIFNHSSQTVTLRYIGITQTEADKVTSTISIGI from the coding sequence ATGAATACTGCACAGCCCATTAAAGAGCCTAAATTACTTAAAGACCTGATGGAAGTTTATAAAAAGGATACTAAGCAGTATTTGCTATTAGCTTACAGTTTGAATACTGGACTCAGGATTTCAGATATTCTAAAAGCAAATGTTAAAGACAGCTTAGCAGGTTTTTGGAAAGACAGAGAGACTAAGACAGGGAAAGAAAAGATAGCTACCCTCAATCCTAAATTACAGTTACTTATCAGGGATTATGTGGAGGCTAACAGCTTACAGCCTGAGGACTTCTTATTCTTTAGTAACAAAGACAGAGATAAAGCTATAAGCAGGGTACAGGCTCACAGAATAGTAGCCCATGCAGGAGATATGGTAGGGGTAACTTTAAGCTGTCATAGCCTTAGAAAGACCTTTGGGTACATGGCTTACAGTCAGGGAGTAGACCTGTCACTGCTCCAGTACATCTTTAATCACAGCTCTCAGACAGTTACTCTCAGATACATTGGAATTACACAGACTGAGGCTGATAAAGTTACATCAACAATATCAATAGGAATATAA